Proteins found in one Zea mays cultivar B73 chromosome 1, Zm-B73-REFERENCE-NAM-5.0, whole genome shotgun sequence genomic segment:
- the LOC100191512 gene encoding acyltransferase — MAVENGSADEAAAVTVTVTGARTVAPAKNRCTLATFDLPYITFYYNQKLLLYRAAPDFPDAVARMTAALADALRVFYPLAGRIRQDDGGALAVEGDEGAEVFEAEAQGVAVDDLAGGDCSDEAEKVLQHLVPYTGVMNLEGLRRPLLAVQFTKLKDGLAVGCAFNHAVLDGTSTWHFMSSWAELCRGVPLSLQPIHDRSLSRSVRVRLELPASAEAHEKTDPNGPKKALVARVFSFPEPTVARIKAAANAALPPGAKPFSTFQSLGAHIWRAVSRARGLGPADITAFAVFADCRARLDPPLPPAYFGNLIQAVFTGVPAGMLLGGPPELPAGLLQKAIDEHDAAAVTRRLEEYEAAPKLFHYSDAGPNCVAVGSSPRFRVYDVDFGFGRPERVRSGGNNKFDGMVYLYPGRGGDGGIDVELALQPEPMQRLEKDDDFFLRQAAA, encoded by the exons atggcCGTGGAGAACGGCAGCGCCGACGAGGCGGCGGCGGTGACCGTGACCGTGACCGGCGCCCGCACCGTGGCGCCGGCCAAGAACCGCTGCACGCTCGCCACCTTCGACCTCCCCTACATCACCTTCTACTACAACCAGAAGCTGCTCCTGTACCGCGCCGCCCCCGACTTCCCGGACGCCGTGGCGCGCATGACGGCCGCGCTCGCCGACGCGCTCCGCGTCTTCTACCCGCTCGCCGGCCGCATCCGCCAGGACGACGGCGGCGCGCTGGCAGTCGAGGGCGACGAGGGCGCCGAGGTCTTCGAGGCCGAGGCCCAGGGCGTCGCCGTCGACGACCTCGCCGGAGGGGACTGCAGCGACGAGGCGGAGAAGGTCTTGCAGCACCTCGTGCCCTACACCGGCGTCATGAACCTCGAGGGCCTCCGCCGCCCGCTTCTCGCCGTCCAA TTCACAAAGCTCAAGGACGGTCTGGCGGTGGGGTGCGCCTTCAACCACGCGGTGCTGGACGGCACCTCCACGTGGCACTTCATGTCCTCCTGGGCCGAGCTCTGCCGCGGCGTACCCCTGTCGCTGCAGCCCATCCACGACCGGTCCCTGTCCCGCTCCGTGCGCGTGCGGCTGGAGCTGCCGGCGTCCGCCGAGGCCCACGAGAAGACGGACCCGAACGGGCCGAAGAAGGCGCTGGTGGCCCGCGTCTTCTCGTTCCCGGAGCCCACCGTGGCGCGCATCAAGGCCGCGGCCAACGCGGCGCTGCCGCCGGGCGCAAAGCCCTTCTCAACGTTCCAGTCCCTGGGGGCGCACATCTGGCGCGCCGTCTCCCGCGCCCGGGGCCTCGGCCCCGCCGACATCACCGCCTTCGCCGTCTTCGCCGACTGCCGCGCCCGCCTCGACCCGCCCCTCCCGCCGGCCTACTTCGGCAACCTCATCCAGGCGGTGTTCACGGGCGTGCCCGCGGGGATGCTCCTGGGCGGGCCCCCCGAGCTGCCCGCGGGCCTGCTGCAGAAGGCCATCGACGAGCACGACGCCGCCGCGGTCACCAGGAGGCTGGAGGAGTACGAGGCGGCGCCCAAGCTGTTCCACTACAGCGACGCCGGCCCCAACTGCGTGGCCGTCGGCAGCTCGCCGCGCTTCAGGGTCTACGACGTCGACTTCGGCTTCGGACGGCCCGAGCGCGTCCGCAGCGGCGGGAACAACAAGTTCGACGGCATGGTGTACCTGTACCCCGGCCGCGGCGGTGACGGCGGCATCGACGTCGAGCTGGCGCTGCAGCCGGAGCCCATGCAGAGGCTGGAGAAGGACGACGACTTCTTCCTGCGCCAGGCGGCAGCCTAA